In Myxococcales bacterium, the following proteins share a genomic window:
- a CDS encoding TRAP transporter large permease subunit: protein MKAFLALLFLALLGAPLFVIVGTVSGVAFLDYAPALGLSTVLDPFAELLANKQFLAIPLFIGAGQLMTEGGMARRMVDFMRALLCWLPGGLGMAAVFACMGFAAISGSSPVTLIAVGSIMVPAMVKAKYDENFSMGLVMTAGSLGCLVIPSLILMIYSLAVSSSNASVQASDMFIASAVPAGLIALTLCIYSAWANRNAARETFSWAQVVAAGKEGVWALMLPVVVFLGIVMGFFAPFKAGAFAFVYALLVTTLVHRELNLRKVFSVLADASRLMGMLILIIGLTFGINKLIVEVGADQAIAAWVEPLGPVAFMLLVNVLLIVLGALMDSVSATLLFAPILAPIAMAKGIDPVHFGIVFVVNMEIGYLAPPVATNLFVASALFKKPFGQVSRAVLPGLALTVVALLFFIFVPTISKGALNAKRGDDVWESFPWDGQPYRDKHPGNSPKSLEDIGGGLGEVKSDELNKQGDDDYYFKDGGGDAGPKAPAPDGAVPNAAAPDAAPANPDDAAIDLTNVQL, encoded by the coding sequence ATGAAGGCATTTCTCGCGCTGCTATTTTTGGCGCTGCTCGGGGCGCCGCTATTTGTCATCGTCGGCACCGTTAGCGGCGTCGCCTTTCTCGACTATGCGCCGGCGCTCGGGCTATCGACGGTGCTCGATCCGTTTGCCGAATTGCTCGCCAACAAGCAATTCTTAGCGATTCCGCTGTTCATCGGCGCCGGCCAGCTCATGACCGAGGGCGGCATGGCGCGGCGTATGGTCGACTTTATGCGCGCGCTCTTATGCTGGTTGCCCGGTGGTCTGGGCATGGCCGCGGTATTTGCGTGCATGGGCTTTGCCGCGATCTCGGGTTCATCACCGGTGACGCTGATTGCGGTCGGCTCGATCATGGTGCCCGCCATGGTCAAGGCCAAGTACGACGAGAATTTCTCGATGGGCCTGGTGATGACGGCGGGCTCGCTGGGGTGCCTGGTCATTCCTTCGCTAATTTTGATGATCTATTCGCTCGCGGTGAGTTCGAGCAATGCGTCGGTGCAGGCGAGCGATATGTTTATTGCGTCTGCGGTGCCGGCGGGGCTGATCGCGCTCACGCTCTGCATTTACTCGGCGTGGGCAAATCGCAACGCGGCGCGAGAAACGTTTTCTTGGGCACAGGTCGTCGCAGCGGGAAAAGAAGGCGTTTGGGCCCTCATGCTGCCGGTGGTGGTGTTCCTCGGCATCGTCATGGGGTTCTTCGCGCCGTTTAAGGCTGGTGCCTTTGCGTTTGTTTATGCCCTGCTGGTGACCACGCTGGTGCACCGCGAGCTAAACCTACGCAAGGTCTTCTCGGTGCTCGCCGACGCGAGCCGGCTGATGGGCATGCTGATTTTGATCATCGGCCTGACATTTGGCATTAACAAGCTGATCGTCGAGGTGGGCGCAGATCAGGCGATCGCGGCATGGGTGGAGCCGCTGGGGCCGGTCGCGTTTATGTTGCTCGTCAACGTGCTGCTGATCGTGCTCGGCGCGCTGATGGACTCGGTCTCGGCGACGCTGCTGTTTGCGCCTATCTTGGCGCCGATCGCCATGGCCAAGGGCATCGACCCGGTGCACTTTGGCATTGTCTTCGTGGTCAACATGGAAATTGGCTACCTGGCGCCGCCGGTGGCGACCAACTTGTTCGTCGCCTCGGCGCTATTTAAAAAGCCCTTTGGCCAGGTCAGCCGCGCGGTCTTGCCAGGGCTTGCGCTCACCGTGGTCGCGCTGCTGTTCTTTATTTTTGTGCCCACGATCAGCAAGGGCGCGCTCAATGCCAAGCGCGGCGATGACGTCTGGGAGTCGTTTCCGTGGGACGGCCAGCCGTATCGCGACAAGCATCCCGGCAATTCGCCCAAATCGCTCGAAGACATTGGCGGCGGGCTAGGCGAGGTGAAGTCTGATGAGCTCAACAAGCAGGGCGACGACGACTACTACTTTAAAGATGGCGGTGGCGACGCCGGGCCCAAGGCCCCCGCGCCCGACGGTGCGGTGCCCAACGCGGCCGCGCCCGATGCAGCGCCGGCTAACCCAGATGATGCCGCGATCGATCTAACCAACGTCCAGCTGTGA
- a CDS encoding site-specific DNA-methyltransferase — MSAFASVRVDDVALIEQAIFSEQSVVASGNSLALAALWPEASVQCVYIDPPFGTGKTQAGRAATYRDDLASPRALTQFLLPWLEHSQRVLTATGSLFVHLDWRAVHYVKVLLDELFGPDLFVNEIIWCYAVGGKSPRRFGQKHDTILWYAKSEQWSFYPDAIAIPRRAGSHMKLITRPDGTRVQSKTDRRSGKTYEYPLGAGKVPEDWWSDIETLNHSDAERVGYPSQKPLRLLERVIKATTQPGEWVADWFSGSGTTAVAAHGLGRRFVVADQNPPAITATTARLSQLDVG, encoded by the coding sequence GTGTCGGCGTTTGCCAGCGTGCGCGTAGATGATGTCGCGCTAATCGAGCAGGCGATCTTCTCGGAACAGAGTGTTGTCGCCAGCGGAAATAGCCTTGCGCTCGCTGCGCTGTGGCCGGAAGCGAGCGTGCAATGCGTTTATATCGATCCGCCCTTTGGCACCGGCAAGACCCAGGCGGGCCGCGCCGCCACCTATCGCGATGACCTGGCGTCGCCGCGCGCCTTGACGCAGTTTTTATTGCCGTGGCTTGAGCACAGCCAGCGCGTGCTTACCGCCACGGGCTCCTTGTTCGTGCATCTCGACTGGCGCGCCGTGCACTACGTGAAGGTCCTGCTCGACGAACTCTTTGGGCCCGACCTGTTCGTCAACGAAATCATTTGGTGCTATGCGGTTGGCGGCAAATCGCCGCGCCGCTTTGGCCAAAAACACGACACCATACTGTGGTACGCCAAGAGCGAGCAGTGGTCGTTTTATCCCGACGCCATCGCCATCCCACGGCGTGCCGGTAGCCACATGAAGCTCATCACGCGGCCAGATGGCACGCGCGTGCAAAGCAAGACCGATCGCCGCAGCGGCAAGACCTACGAATATCCGCTGGGGGCAGGCAAGGTGCCCGAAGATTGGTGGAGCGACATCGAGACGCTCAACCACAGCGATGCCGAGCGCGTCGGCTATCCCTCGCAAAAGCCGCTGCGCCTGCTTGAGCGCGTCATCAAGGCCACAACCCAGCCTGGCGAGTGGGTGGCCGATTGGTTTAGTGGCTCTGGCACCACCGCCGTCGCCGCCCACGGGCTTGGCCGCCGCTTCGTCGTCGCCGACCAAAATCCGCCGGCCATTACCGCGACCACGGCGCGGCTGTCACAGCTGGACGTTGGTTAG